A genomic stretch from Triplophysa dalaica isolate WHDGS20190420 chromosome 4, ASM1584641v1, whole genome shotgun sequence includes:
- the ganaba gene encoding neutral alpha-glucosidase AB isoform X1, translated as MAASCVSLLAVVVLFFCLSAHAVDRSNFKTCDQSSFCKRQRELKPGQSPYRALLDTLELSNSRLTLQLINDNNKVRLLLELYRLQGNMTRLKINELKPLKPRYEVPDVLMADPLTEPLSVVVQDENGLVLSLGGAEQRLILNARPFRLDIIEGPQVLMSVNSRGLLAFEHLRARKDTISHKISSTVGSMWNSLNSIFSSKSESDSEETAGQENVGQQIDEIIEDEEKPGMWEEVFKTHSDSKPDGPSSISLDFSLPGVEHIYGIPEHADTLKLKNTDGSDPYRLYNLDVFQYELHNPMALYGSVPVLISHSTERTMGVFWLNAAETWVDISTSSAGQTMFGKMLDFVPGSSEAPQTDVRWMSESGIIDVFIMLGPKPTDVFTQYASLTGTQSFPPLSALAYHQCRWNYNDQEDVRAVDQGFDEHDIPYDFIWLDIEHTDGKRYFTWDPSNFPQPKDMLQGLMDKRRKLVAIVDPHIKVDSDYKIHSEIRSKNLYVKNKDGGDYEGWCWPGNAGYPDFTNPDMRAWWSSMFAYDQYEGSMENQYIWNDMNEPSVFNGPEVTMHKDALHGVWEHRDVHNLYGLYVQKATADGLIQRSGGVERPFVLTRAVFAGSQRYGAVWTGDNAAEWGHLKISIPMCLSLGIVGISFCGADVGGFFKHPSTELLVRWYQAGAYQPFFRAHAHLDTPRREPWLFGPENTALIREAIRQRYALLPYWYQLFYNTHHTGQPVMRPLWVEYPEDVATFAIEDEYLLGKDLLVHPVTDEGAKGVTVYLPGKHEVWFDVHTFEKHDGAQSLYLPVAMSSIPVFQRGGSIICRKDRIRRSSSCMESDPYTLYVALSSQASAEGELYIDDFHSFNYEKKEFIHRRLSFSDGTLTSRNVAPDSQFSTSSWIEKIVIIGGVQQSSVTLTTADGAETALEFEFDSETAVLTLRKPGVNAGADWSVRLR; from the exons ATGGCGGCGTCCTGTGTCAG CTTGCTGGCAGTGGTTGTGCTCTTCTTCTGTCTGAGTGCTCATGCTGTGGACCGCAGCAACTTTAAAACATGCGATCAGAGTTCATTCTGCAA ACGTCAGAGGGAGCTGAAGCCAGGTCAGTCTCCGTATAGAGCTCTCCTGGACACACTTGAGCTGAGTAACTCAAGACTCACCTTACAGCTCATCAATGACAACAACAAG GTTCGCTTGTTGCTGGAGCTGTACAGACTGCAGGGGAACATGACGCGTCTGAAGATCAATGAACTTAAACCCCTTAAGCCTCGCTACGAGGTTCCAGATGTGCTGATGGCAGATCCGCTTACCGAACC GTTGTCAGTGGTGGTTCAGGATGAGAATGGTCTGGTTTTGTCTCTGGGTGGGGCTGAGCAACGGCTCATTTTAAACGCTCGACCGTTCCGATTGGACATCATTGAGGGTCCTCAGGTGCTCATGTCGGTCAACTCCCGGGGGCTGCTGGCCTTCGAGCACCTCAGAGCACGCAAGGACAC TATCTCTCATAAAATAAGTAGCACAGTTGGTAGCATGTGGAACTCGCTCAACAGCATTTTCTCTAG TAAAAGTGAATCTGATTCAGAGGAAACAGCAGGACAGGAGAATGTGGGACAGCAAATagatgag ATTATAGAAGATGAGGAAAAGCCAGGCATGTGGGAGGAAGTGTTTAAAACTCACAGCGATTCAAAGCCTGACG GTCCATCATCTattagtttagatttttctCTACCTGGTGTGGAACACATCTATGGTATTCCAGAACACGCAGACACGCtgaaactgaaaaacactga CGGATCAGACCCGTACAGGCTGTATAATCTGGATGTGTTCCAGTATGAGCTTCATAACCCGATGGCTCTTTACGGGTCAGTTCCTGTGCTTATATCTCACAGTACAGAGCGAACCATGGGTGTGTTCTGGCTCAACGCAGCAGAGACGTGGGTCGACATCAGCACCAGTTCAGCAGGACAG ACgatgtttggaaaaatgctGGATTTTGTTCCCGGTTCCAGTGAAGCTCCTCAGACAGACGTGCGCTGGATGTCCGAGAGCGGCATTATTGATGTTTTTATCATGCTTGGACCCAAACCCACCGACGTCTTCACTCAGTACGCTTCACTCACAG gcACTCAGTCGTTTCCTCCTCTGTCCGCACTGGCATATCATCAATGTCGCTGGAACTACAACGATCAGGAGGACGTCAGAGCCGTCGATCAAGGCTTCGATGAGCACGACATCCCCTATGACTTCATATGGCTGGACATCGAGCATACAGATGGAAAGCGCTACTTCACGTGGGACCCCAGCAATTTCCCGCAGCCGAAAGACATGCTGCAGGGCCTGATGGACAAAAGACGCAAG CTGGTGGCCATTGTGGATCCTCACATTAAGGTGGACAGCGACTACAAGATTCACAGTGAGATTCGCTCCAAAAATCTCTACGTGAAGAATAAAGATGGCGGAGATTATGAAGGCTGGTGCTGGCCAG GTAACGCTGGTTATCCTGACTTCACAAACCCTGACATGAGAGCCTGGTGGAGCAGCATGTTCGCCTACGACCAGTATGAG gGTTCAATGGAGAATCAGTACATCTGGAATGACATGAACGAGCCGTCTGTGTTTAATGGGCCTGAGGTGACCATGCACAAAGATGCTCTTCATGGTGTCTGGGAGCACAGAGATGTTCACAACCTCTACGGCCTCTACGTG CAAAAGGCAACCGCAGACGGTCTGATTCAGCGTTCAGGAGGCGTTGAGAGACCGTTTGTTCTCACCAGAGCGGTTTTCGCCGGGTCCCAGCGTTACG GTGCGGTGTGGACGGGTGATAACGCAGCCGAGTGGGGTCACCTGAAGATCTCCATCCCCATGTGTTTGAGTCTGGGGATAGTGGGCATCTCGTTCTGTGGAG CCGATGTGGGTGGATTCTTCAAGCATCCCAGCACTGAGCTGTTGGTCAGATGGTATCAGGCAGGAGCGTATCAACCCTTCTTTCGAGCTCACGCTCACCTGGACACCCCGCGCAGGGAGCCGTGGCTGTTCGGTCCAGAGAACACGGCTCTCATCCGGGAGGCAATACGTCAGAGATATGCTCTCCTCCCGTACTGGTACCAGCTCTTCTATAACACACACCACACCGGACAACCGGTTATGAG ACCTTTATGGGTTGAATATCCTGAAGACGTGGCCACTTTCGCTATTGAGGACGAGTATCTGCTCG GGAAGGATCTGCTGGTGCATCCTGTTACTGATGAGGGAGCTAAAGGCGTCACTGTATACCTGCCTGGGAAACACGAG GTTTGGTTTGACGTTCACACCTTCGAGAAACACGACGGCGCTCAGAGTCTCTATCTCCCCGTTGCCATGAGCTCT ATTCCAGTTTTCCAGCGAGGTGGCTCGATCATCTGCAGGAAGGACCGTATAAGGAGATCTTCCTCTTGTATGGAGAGCGACCCGTACACTCTCTACGTGGCTCTCAGTTCTCAG GCCTCCGCTGAAGGTGAGCTGTACATCGATGACTTCCATTCGTTCAACTATGAAAAGAAGGAGTTCATCCACAGACGTCTGTCGTTCTCTGATGGCACACTGACCTCCAG AAATGTGGCTCCAGACTCTCAGTTCTCCACAAGCTCTTGGATAGAGAAGATTGTTATTATTGGAGGTGTCCAGCAGTCTTCTGTCACGCTGACCACTGCAG atgGCGCAGAGACGGCTTTAGAGTTTGAATTTGATTCTGAAACTGCCGTCTTAACGCTGCGCAAGCCTGGGGTGAACGCAGGAGCAGACTGGAGCGTGCGTCTGCGATGA
- the her7 gene encoding hairy and enhancer of split related-7 codes for MKILGETEHIKMDRKLLKPQVERRRRERMNRSLENLRALLLQGPEHTNPNQRRKEKAEILEYTVLFLQNSVAKNAKDEEEKEKCKFMDGFSTCLEKAAGFLSDEGEARGFQGSVTATLCQRLKQPCVPAHIRLPVKLQTSSRMKVPESHAQQHHRLQTPVCKQGLSAAFRNIVLHHNRFPHRSTEPNMLQCHENTHSAARPTSQLQPPVIQPMWRPWP; via the exons ATGAAAATCCTCGGAGAGACTGAACACATCAAAATGGACAGAAAG CTGTTAAAGCCACAGGTAGAAAgacgaaggagagagagaatgaatcGGAGTCTGGAGAACCTGAGAGCTTTGCTCCTGCAAGGACCTGAGCACACT AACCCCAAtcaaagaaggaaagagaaggcAGAGATCCTGGAATACACCGTCCTCTTTTTGCAAAACTCAGTTGCTAAGAATGCGAAGgatgaagaagaaaaagaaaagtgtaAGTTTATGGACGGCTTCTCTACGTGTCTTGAAAAAGCTGCTGGTTTTCTGTCCGATGAAGGTGAGGCTCGTGGGTTCCAGGGTTCGGTCACAGCCACACTGTGCCAACGGCTGAAGCAGCCCTGTGTACCGGCCCACATTAGACTGCCTGTCAAACTCCAGACCTCCTCCAGAATGAAGGTTCCAGAGTCACATGCACAGCAGCATCATCGGCTGCAGACACCCGTCTGCAAACAAGGACTCTCTGCTGCTTTCAGGAACATTGTGTTGCACCACAACAGGTTTCCTCACAGAAGCACAGAGCCCAATATGCTTCAGTgtcatgaaaacacacattcagcaGCCCGGCCGACATCTCAACTCCAACCCCCTGTCATTCAACCGATGTGGAGACCTTGGCCTTGA
- the ganaba gene encoding neutral alpha-glucosidase AB isoform X2, with the protein MAASCVSLLAVVVLFFCLSAHAVDRSNFKTCDQSSFCKRQRELKPGQSPYRALLDTLELSNSRLTLQLINDNNKVRLLLELYRLQGNMTRLKINELKPLKPRYEVPDVLMADPLTEPLSVVVQDENGLVLSLGGAEQRLILNARPFRLDIIEGPQVLMSVNSRGLLAFEHLRARKDTKSESDSEETAGQENVGQQIDEIIEDEEKPGMWEEVFKTHSDSKPDGPSSISLDFSLPGVEHIYGIPEHADTLKLKNTDGSDPYRLYNLDVFQYELHNPMALYGSVPVLISHSTERTMGVFWLNAAETWVDISTSSAGQTMFGKMLDFVPGSSEAPQTDVRWMSESGIIDVFIMLGPKPTDVFTQYASLTGTQSFPPLSALAYHQCRWNYNDQEDVRAVDQGFDEHDIPYDFIWLDIEHTDGKRYFTWDPSNFPQPKDMLQGLMDKRRKLVAIVDPHIKVDSDYKIHSEIRSKNLYVKNKDGGDYEGWCWPGNAGYPDFTNPDMRAWWSSMFAYDQYEGSMENQYIWNDMNEPSVFNGPEVTMHKDALHGVWEHRDVHNLYGLYVQKATADGLIQRSGGVERPFVLTRAVFAGSQRYGAVWTGDNAAEWGHLKISIPMCLSLGIVGISFCGADVGGFFKHPSTELLVRWYQAGAYQPFFRAHAHLDTPRREPWLFGPENTALIREAIRQRYALLPYWYQLFYNTHHTGQPVMRPLWVEYPEDVATFAIEDEYLLGKDLLVHPVTDEGAKGVTVYLPGKHEVWFDVHTFEKHDGAQSLYLPVAMSSIPVFQRGGSIICRKDRIRRSSSCMESDPYTLYVALSSQASAEGELYIDDFHSFNYEKKEFIHRRLSFSDGTLTSRNVAPDSQFSTSSWIEKIVIIGGVQQSSVTLTTADGAETALEFEFDSETAVLTLRKPGVNAGADWSVRLR; encoded by the exons ATGGCGGCGTCCTGTGTCAG CTTGCTGGCAGTGGTTGTGCTCTTCTTCTGTCTGAGTGCTCATGCTGTGGACCGCAGCAACTTTAAAACATGCGATCAGAGTTCATTCTGCAA ACGTCAGAGGGAGCTGAAGCCAGGTCAGTCTCCGTATAGAGCTCTCCTGGACACACTTGAGCTGAGTAACTCAAGACTCACCTTACAGCTCATCAATGACAACAACAAG GTTCGCTTGTTGCTGGAGCTGTACAGACTGCAGGGGAACATGACGCGTCTGAAGATCAATGAACTTAAACCCCTTAAGCCTCGCTACGAGGTTCCAGATGTGCTGATGGCAGATCCGCTTACCGAACC GTTGTCAGTGGTGGTTCAGGATGAGAATGGTCTGGTTTTGTCTCTGGGTGGGGCTGAGCAACGGCTCATTTTAAACGCTCGACCGTTCCGATTGGACATCATTGAGGGTCCTCAGGTGCTCATGTCGGTCAACTCCCGGGGGCTGCTGGCCTTCGAGCACCTCAGAGCACGCAAGGACAC TAAAAGTGAATCTGATTCAGAGGAAACAGCAGGACAGGAGAATGTGGGACAGCAAATagatgag ATTATAGAAGATGAGGAAAAGCCAGGCATGTGGGAGGAAGTGTTTAAAACTCACAGCGATTCAAAGCCTGACG GTCCATCATCTattagtttagatttttctCTACCTGGTGTGGAACACATCTATGGTATTCCAGAACACGCAGACACGCtgaaactgaaaaacactga CGGATCAGACCCGTACAGGCTGTATAATCTGGATGTGTTCCAGTATGAGCTTCATAACCCGATGGCTCTTTACGGGTCAGTTCCTGTGCTTATATCTCACAGTACAGAGCGAACCATGGGTGTGTTCTGGCTCAACGCAGCAGAGACGTGGGTCGACATCAGCACCAGTTCAGCAGGACAG ACgatgtttggaaaaatgctGGATTTTGTTCCCGGTTCCAGTGAAGCTCCTCAGACAGACGTGCGCTGGATGTCCGAGAGCGGCATTATTGATGTTTTTATCATGCTTGGACCCAAACCCACCGACGTCTTCACTCAGTACGCTTCACTCACAG gcACTCAGTCGTTTCCTCCTCTGTCCGCACTGGCATATCATCAATGTCGCTGGAACTACAACGATCAGGAGGACGTCAGAGCCGTCGATCAAGGCTTCGATGAGCACGACATCCCCTATGACTTCATATGGCTGGACATCGAGCATACAGATGGAAAGCGCTACTTCACGTGGGACCCCAGCAATTTCCCGCAGCCGAAAGACATGCTGCAGGGCCTGATGGACAAAAGACGCAAG CTGGTGGCCATTGTGGATCCTCACATTAAGGTGGACAGCGACTACAAGATTCACAGTGAGATTCGCTCCAAAAATCTCTACGTGAAGAATAAAGATGGCGGAGATTATGAAGGCTGGTGCTGGCCAG GTAACGCTGGTTATCCTGACTTCACAAACCCTGACATGAGAGCCTGGTGGAGCAGCATGTTCGCCTACGACCAGTATGAG gGTTCAATGGAGAATCAGTACATCTGGAATGACATGAACGAGCCGTCTGTGTTTAATGGGCCTGAGGTGACCATGCACAAAGATGCTCTTCATGGTGTCTGGGAGCACAGAGATGTTCACAACCTCTACGGCCTCTACGTG CAAAAGGCAACCGCAGACGGTCTGATTCAGCGTTCAGGAGGCGTTGAGAGACCGTTTGTTCTCACCAGAGCGGTTTTCGCCGGGTCCCAGCGTTACG GTGCGGTGTGGACGGGTGATAACGCAGCCGAGTGGGGTCACCTGAAGATCTCCATCCCCATGTGTTTGAGTCTGGGGATAGTGGGCATCTCGTTCTGTGGAG CCGATGTGGGTGGATTCTTCAAGCATCCCAGCACTGAGCTGTTGGTCAGATGGTATCAGGCAGGAGCGTATCAACCCTTCTTTCGAGCTCACGCTCACCTGGACACCCCGCGCAGGGAGCCGTGGCTGTTCGGTCCAGAGAACACGGCTCTCATCCGGGAGGCAATACGTCAGAGATATGCTCTCCTCCCGTACTGGTACCAGCTCTTCTATAACACACACCACACCGGACAACCGGTTATGAG ACCTTTATGGGTTGAATATCCTGAAGACGTGGCCACTTTCGCTATTGAGGACGAGTATCTGCTCG GGAAGGATCTGCTGGTGCATCCTGTTACTGATGAGGGAGCTAAAGGCGTCACTGTATACCTGCCTGGGAAACACGAG GTTTGGTTTGACGTTCACACCTTCGAGAAACACGACGGCGCTCAGAGTCTCTATCTCCCCGTTGCCATGAGCTCT ATTCCAGTTTTCCAGCGAGGTGGCTCGATCATCTGCAGGAAGGACCGTATAAGGAGATCTTCCTCTTGTATGGAGAGCGACCCGTACACTCTCTACGTGGCTCTCAGTTCTCAG GCCTCCGCTGAAGGTGAGCTGTACATCGATGACTTCCATTCGTTCAACTATGAAAAGAAGGAGTTCATCCACAGACGTCTGTCGTTCTCTGATGGCACACTGACCTCCAG AAATGTGGCTCCAGACTCTCAGTTCTCCACAAGCTCTTGGATAGAGAAGATTGTTATTATTGGAGGTGTCCAGCAGTCTTCTGTCACGCTGACCACTGCAG atgGCGCAGAGACGGCTTTAGAGTTTGAATTTGATTCTGAAACTGCCGTCTTAACGCTGCGCAAGCCTGGGGTGAACGCAGGAGCAGACTGGAGCGTGCGTCTGCGATGA